A region from the Vicia villosa cultivar HV-30 ecotype Madison, WI linkage group LG3, Vvil1.0, whole genome shotgun sequence genome encodes:
- the LOC131660376 gene encoding guanine nucleotide-binding protein subunit beta-1 encodes MSVAELKERHIAATETVNNLREKLKQRRLSLLDTDIAGYARSQGRAPVTFGPTDILCCRTLQGHTGKVYSLDWTSEKNRIVSASQDGRLIVWNALTSQKTHAIKLPCAWVMTCAFSPTGQSVACGGLDSVCSIFNLNSPTDRDGNLNVSRMLSGHKGYVSSCQYVPGEDTHLITGSGDQTCVLWDITTGLRTSVFGGEFQSGHTADVLSISINGSNSKLFVSGSCDATARLWDTRVASRAVRTFHGHEGDVNSVKFFPDGNRFGTGSEDGTCRLFDIRTGHQLQVYKQQHQDNEMAHVTSIAFSISGRLLIAGYTNGDCYVWDTLLAKVVLNLGSLQNSHEGRITCLGMSADGSALCTGSWDTNLKIWAFGGHRKVI; translated from the exons ATGTCCGTTGCGGAGCTCAAAGAACGTCACATAGCTGCAACGGAAACGGTTAACAATCTCAGAGAAAAGTTGAAGCAGCGACGGCTTTCGTTGCTTGATACTGATA TTGCTGGATATGCTAGGTCTCAAGGTAGAGCTCCTGTTACTTTTGGTCCTACTGATATTCTTTGCTGTAGAACGCTCCAAGGTCATACCGGAAAG GTGTACTCATTGGATTGGACTTCAGAAAAGAATCGGATTGTTAGTGCATCCCAAGATGGAAGATTAATAGTGTGGAATGCTCTAACAAGCCAGAAAACGCATGCTATAAAGCTTCCTTGTGCATGGGTCATGACATGTGCTTTCTCACCAACTGGTCAATCTGTTGCTTGTGGGGGCCTTGACAGTGTTTGCTCTATTTTCAATCTTAATTCTCCCACTGATAGGGATGGGAATCTAAATGTTTCACGGATGCTTAGTGGACATAAAGGTTATGTTTCATCTTGTCAGTATGTTCCAGGTGAAGACACTCACTTAATCACTGGTTCTGGAGATCAGACATGTGTTTTATGGGATATTACTACTGGCCTTAGAACATCTGTTTTTGGAGGCGAGTTTCAGTCTGGACATACTGCAGATGTACTTAG CATTTCCATTAATGGATCCAACTCCAAATTGTTTGTATCTGGTTCTTGCGACGCGACTGCTAGATTGTGGGACACTCGTGTGGCAAGTCGAGCAGTGCGGACATTTCATGGGCATGAGGGAGATGTTAATTCTGTCAAATTCTTTCCTGATGGAAATAGATTTGGAACTGGCTCTGAGGATGGAACTTGCAGATTGTTTGACATTAGGACTGGACACCAACTTCAAGTATATAAACAGCAACACCAGGACAACGAAATGGCACATGTGACGTCCATTGCATTTTCCATATCTGGAAGACTTCTTATTGCTGGCTATACTAATGGCGATTGCTATGTTTGGGATACTTTATTGGCTAAG GTGGTCTTGAATCTAGGATCTCTTCAAAACTCTCACGAGGGCAGGATCACCTGTTTGGGTATGTCAGCTGATGGAAGCGCTTTATGTACAGGAAGTTGGGACACAAATTTAAAG ATATGGGCATTTGGAGGGCATAGGAAGGTGATTTGA